A stretch of Vibrio maritimus DNA encodes these proteins:
- the dnaX gene encoding DNA polymerase III subunit gamma/tau, producing MSYLALARKWRPKKFSEVVGQAHVLTALENALDQNRLHHAYLFSGTRGVGKTTIGRLFAKGLNCETGITATPCGQCSTCKEIDEGRSVDLLEIDAASRTKVEDTRELLDNVQYKPARSRFKVYLIDEVHMLSRHSFNALLKTLEEPPEYVKFLLATTDPQKLPMTILSRCLQFHLKPITVDNIQQQLEHVLTEEQVSQERRALALLAHAADGSMRDALSLTDQAIALGSGNVSTDIVSQMLGTLDTAQALQLLEAISTGDAEQVMARLNSLADNGVDWDVLLSELATQLHRIALAQALPTSVDNAVADGDKIRHLAGALQATDVQLYYQIALKGRQDLPFSPSQRVAVEMTLLRMLAFRPVSQVAASEINAAPSQPQMAPVAQTAPAPTAPVQAAPSQTMSTQPMAHTQSAPQYAGSIPQYEDGPEPYIDTSQMPPPAPMQGTPQRAPQPQMQPDVNAAAPSQPVAPAAPQESAPARAAGGLRHQLRSRRQSAGQNTQPSGTNPGKKPKASSEPSSVLERVAMRTQGRGVSPTSVSDVAETKTEQGNANEPYQWRPSSNAAQQQSKPTIKPSTLKKALEHEKTPEMAQRLTTEAAAQDAWADMIEKLDIGKLVQQLALNSVYQKDGTSIQLGLRPTHAHLNSDKNQSELLAGLNVLLGEECHLSIEVSEQGTTPLELRENLYQMKLTEAAQSLQTDPNVQFMLTRFAAQLDEESIRPL from the coding sequence ATGAGTTATCTCGCGCTAGCTAGAAAATGGCGACCAAAGAAATTCTCGGAAGTGGTGGGGCAAGCTCACGTGCTAACGGCACTGGAGAATGCGCTTGACCAAAACAGACTGCACCATGCGTACCTATTTAGCGGTACTCGAGGTGTGGGTAAAACGACAATAGGTCGATTGTTTGCAAAAGGGCTGAACTGTGAAACAGGGATCACTGCGACACCTTGTGGTCAATGCTCGACCTGTAAAGAGATCGATGAGGGGCGCAGTGTTGATCTGTTAGAAATCGATGCGGCGTCGCGAACTAAGGTCGAAGATACCAGAGAATTGCTGGACAACGTCCAGTACAAACCTGCTCGCTCTCGTTTTAAGGTCTACCTTATTGACGAAGTTCATATGCTATCGCGTCATAGCTTCAATGCGTTGTTGAAAACGTTAGAAGAGCCACCAGAGTACGTGAAGTTTTTGCTCGCCACTACGGATCCGCAAAAGCTTCCAATGACGATTTTGTCTCGTTGCCTTCAGTTCCATCTCAAGCCGATCACCGTCGACAATATTCAGCAGCAACTAGAGCACGTTCTTACTGAGGAGCAAGTTTCTCAAGAACGTCGAGCCCTAGCGCTGCTTGCGCATGCAGCTGATGGCAGCATGCGTGATGCACTGAGCCTGACCGACCAAGCTATCGCCCTAGGTAGCGGTAATGTTTCTACGGATATCGTTAGCCAGATGCTGGGCACTTTGGACACGGCTCAAGCATTGCAGTTACTCGAGGCTATTTCTACGGGTGACGCAGAGCAAGTGATGGCGAGACTGAATAGCCTGGCAGACAATGGTGTCGATTGGGACGTATTACTGTCTGAATTGGCGACGCAGTTACATCGCATCGCATTGGCTCAAGCATTACCAACCAGTGTGGATAACGCTGTTGCCGATGGTGATAAAATTCGACACCTTGCGGGAGCACTGCAAGCTACCGATGTGCAACTCTATTATCAGATTGCGCTGAAAGGACGACAAGACTTACCGTTTTCGCCTTCCCAACGTGTTGCTGTAGAAATGACGTTACTGAGGATGCTGGCTTTCAGACCTGTCAGCCAAGTAGCGGCTAGTGAGATAAATGCAGCGCCGAGTCAGCCGCAAATGGCGCCAGTGGCGCAAACTGCACCAGCACCGACAGCACCAGTACAAGCCGCACCTTCACAGACGATGTCTACGCAGCCAATGGCTCATACGCAGAGCGCGCCTCAATACGCAGGGTCTATTCCACAATATGAAGATGGACCAGAGCCTTATATTGATACCTCGCAGATGCCTCCACCGGCACCAATGCAAGGAACTCCGCAACGAGCACCTCAGCCACAGATGCAACCAGATGTGAATGCAGCAGCACCGTCTCAACCCGTGGCTCCCGCTGCGCCTCAAGAGAGTGCGCCAGCTAGAGCGGCAGGCGGTTTGCGTCATCAGTTGCGATCTCGTAGGCAGTCTGCAGGACAAAATACGCAACCCTCGGGGACGAACCCGGGAAAAAAGCCTAAGGCGTCATCTGAACCAAGCTCAGTCTTGGAGCGAGTAGCTATGCGTACTCAAGGTCGAGGTGTAAGCCCGACCAGCGTGTCAGATGTCGCGGAGACCAAAACAGAGCAAGGTAACGCGAATGAGCCATACCAATGGCGCCCGTCCAGTAATGCCGCACAGCAACAAAGTAAGCCGACGATCAAACCGTCCACGCTGAAAAAAGCGCTTGAGCACGAGAAAACGCCAGAAATGGCGCAGCGTTTAACGACGGAAGCCGCCGCGCAAGATGCTTGGGCGGATATGATTGAGAAACTCGATATTGGCAAGTTGGTTCAGCAGCTCGCTCTGAACTCTGTCTATCAGAAAGATGGCACGTCAATTCAATTAGGATTGAGACCCACTCATGCACACCTAAATTCTGACAAAAACCAGTCCGAACTACTCGCTGGCTTAAATGTCTTACTAGGAGAAGAGTGTCACCTTTCTATAGAGGTGTCTGAACAAGGGACTACGCCACTCGAGCTTCGAGAGAATTTGTACCAGATGAAACTGACAGAGGCAGCGCAAAGCCTACAAACGGATCCTAATGTACAGTTTATGCTGACTCGCTTTGCTGCGCAGTTAGACGAAGAGAGTATAAGACCTTTATAA
- the apt gene encoding adenine phosphoribosyltransferase, whose amino-acid sequence MTIDKISLIKASIKSIPDYPKPGILFRDVTSLMEDAAAYQATIELLVEKYKDLGFTKIVGTEARGFLFGAPLALELGLGFVPVRKPGKLPRETVAQSYELEYGTDTLEIHTDAIVEGDKVLMVDDLLATGGTIEATTKLIRKLGGDVQHAAFVINLPEIGGDKRLEALGIEVYSLCEFEGH is encoded by the coding sequence ATGACAATCGACAAAATTTCCCTTATCAAAGCAAGCATCAAAAGCATTCCGGACTACCCAAAGCCAGGTATTTTGTTCCGCGATGTAACAAGTCTGATGGAAGATGCTGCGGCATACCAAGCGACAATTGAGCTGCTGGTAGAGAAATACAAAGATCTAGGCTTCACTAAGATTGTGGGCACTGAAGCGCGCGGTTTCCTATTTGGCGCTCCGCTTGCTCTAGAGCTCGGTCTGGGTTTCGTGCCTGTGCGTAAGCCAGGTAAACTGCCACGTGAAACTGTGGCACAATCGTATGAACTTGAATACGGCACGGATACTCTAGAGATCCACACAGACGCCATCGTAGAAGGCGATAAAGTACTGATGGTCGACGACCTTCTAGCGACTGGTGGTACGATTGAAGCCACGACTAAACTTATTCGCAAGCTTGGCGGTGACGTACAGCACGCTGCATTTGTTATCAACCTACCGGAAATCGGTGGCGATAAGCGCCTTGAAGCTCTAGGCATTGAAGTCTACAGCTTGTGTGAATTTGAAGGCCATTAA
- a CDS encoding YbaN family protein, translating into MVGIVLPLLPTTPFLLLASACFFRGSPAFHHWLQTHPKLGPIITDWEQERRVTKSVKQKGAVFIVLSFSFSIFVVNGVWLKVMLFTLFLVIFTFFLRIPVKPPVADQHENH; encoded by the coding sequence GTGGTCGGTATAGTCCTTCCTTTATTACCGACAACACCATTCCTTCTTTTAGCGAGCGCCTGCTTTTTTCGCGGCAGTCCGGCTTTTCATCACTGGCTACAGACCCATCCAAAATTGGGCCCGATTATTACTGATTGGGAGCAGGAGAGGCGCGTGACAAAATCGGTGAAACAGAAAGGTGCGGTGTTTATCGTACTTAGCTTTTCTTTCTCTATCTTCGTAGTGAATGGGGTTTGGTTAAAAGTTATGCTGTTCACTCTGTTCTTAGTCATTTTTACCTTCTTTTTGCGGATTCCTGTGAAACCGCCCGTTGCTGATCAACACGAAAATCACTAA
- a CDS encoding response regulator, with product MSKTDSQVAVAIEQQHSARVMVVDDDPIFRSVTRKFLEAIGHQVVEAGDGLEALKMLGEVQPDLVLCDLAMPLLTGMEFTEEVRVEYPSLPVIVISATGDMGDVAKALRMGVKDFLTKPLSDYRYLAEAIDVVLEENSSVGEQSDFVSRWFHLEDGEPGGSDEEKELHWHLEYLQQNPNAARELLTALLPEKDSALGAWRSSYRLLQSANSLPLVFDYTWLMSGQLAFYLVDADSAEDGGVASTLLVRTLFDDYVRRLQHNSVDLKGLARDIEKGMTCANGTGPVNALFGSIDLNEGSLSILPAGLNCRWENGQAHFNVAGGKKLGENCLGNFMTKDLALNDAGKLTLSQVGTSSFSWDIRLV from the coding sequence ATGTCTAAAACCGACAGTCAAGTCGCCGTTGCTATAGAGCAACAGCATAGTGCTAGGGTTATGGTCGTCGACGATGACCCCATCTTCCGGAGTGTGACCAGAAAGTTCTTAGAAGCAATTGGTCATCAGGTCGTCGAAGCGGGCGATGGTCTAGAAGCACTAAAGATGTTAGGAGAGGTTCAGCCTGATCTGGTCCTTTGTGATTTAGCCATGCCACTGCTTACTGGTATGGAGTTTACCGAAGAGGTAAGGGTGGAATATCCGTCTTTGCCCGTCATCGTCATTTCGGCTACTGGTGACATGGGGGATGTTGCGAAAGCATTGAGGATGGGCGTAAAAGACTTCCTCACCAAGCCTCTTAGCGATTACCGTTATTTGGCCGAGGCTATCGATGTGGTGCTCGAAGAGAACTCTAGCGTGGGCGAGCAATCTGACTTTGTTAGTCGATGGTTCCATCTTGAAGATGGTGAACCAGGCGGCTCGGATGAGGAAAAGGAGCTTCACTGGCATTTGGAGTATCTTCAACAGAACCCCAACGCGGCGAGAGAGTTGTTAACCGCCTTGTTGCCAGAGAAAGATTCTGCGCTCGGAGCATGGCGTAGTAGTTATCGGCTACTCCAGTCCGCGAACAGTTTACCCTTGGTATTCGACTACACGTGGTTAATGAGTGGTCAACTGGCGTTTTATCTAGTCGACGCCGATTCTGCCGAAGATGGCGGTGTGGCGAGTACCTTGCTAGTCAGAACCTTGTTTGATGATTACGTCCGTCGACTTCAACACAATAGCGTTGATCTGAAAGGGTTGGCTCGCGACATCGAGAAAGGGATGACCTGTGCAAATGGAACCGGGCCTGTGAATGCGCTGTTTGGCAGCATCGACCTTAACGAAGGATCTTTATCTATTCTCCCTGCCGGTTTGAACTGTCGATGGGAGAACGGACAGGCTCATTTCAACGTGGCTGGAGGTAAAAAGTTAGGCGAAAACTGCTTGGGCAATTTTATGACCAAAGATTTGGCGCTTAACGACGCAGGTAAGCTGACATTGAGTCAGGTTGGCACGAGCAGCTTCAGCTGGGACATTCGCTTGGTTTAG
- a CDS encoding LysR family transcriptional regulator: MKLDDLNLFRLVVENGSYTATSRKTMIPVATITRRIQALEDSLNLRLLNRHARKLSLTEAGERFYNECSPLLQRLTSTTEEITDECKGASGKLKISSPSNLTKRMMMPMFNDFMSQYPDISLDLTMSNHADQLDPTEWDVIFRVGPQRDSSLIARKLSTVKDILVAHPDYLAKHGEPKHAEELSSHRLLKGAPLIKWQLKNVSGESIIENSKGRFEANSLNVVRRACSAGLGITLMPDVMLQEHIDNGDLVRVLPEWSANPRDIYMLYNHKDHLPEKVRLFIDFVIDYSLH, encoded by the coding sequence ATGAAACTCGATGACTTAAATCTGTTCCGGCTTGTTGTAGAAAATGGGAGTTATACGGCAACTTCTCGTAAAACCATGATCCCAGTTGCAACAATTACTCGACGCATTCAAGCTCTTGAAGATTCACTGAACCTTCGTTTGCTGAATCGTCACGCGCGAAAGCTATCGCTCACCGAAGCAGGCGAACGTTTTTATAATGAATGCTCTCCCCTTCTTCAACGTCTGACATCGACAACAGAAGAAATCACGGACGAGTGTAAAGGCGCATCGGGTAAACTGAAGATTTCCTCCCCTTCAAATCTCACCAAGCGCATGATGATGCCAATGTTCAATGACTTTATGAGTCAATATCCTGACATCAGCCTCGATCTCACAATGAGCAACCATGCCGATCAGCTTGATCCAACAGAGTGGGATGTGATCTTCCGTGTTGGCCCTCAGCGCGATTCGAGCCTCATCGCTCGTAAGCTAAGCACTGTGAAAGATATCTTGGTCGCACACCCAGACTATCTCGCTAAACATGGCGAACCTAAACATGCGGAAGAGCTTTCTTCACATAGGCTCTTAAAAGGTGCGCCACTTATCAAATGGCAGCTAAAAAATGTCAGCGGTGAATCGATCATTGAAAACTCTAAAGGGCGCTTCGAAGCAAATAGCTTGAACGTGGTGCGCCGCGCTTGTTCTGCAGGCCTAGGCATTACACTAATGCCTGACGTCATGCTGCAAGAGCACATCGACAATGGCGATTTGGTACGCGTACTCCCTGAGTGGAGCGCAAACCCACGTGACATCTATATGCTCTACAACCATAAAGACCACCTACCAGAGAAAGTGCGCTTGTTTATCGACTTTGTTATCGACTACTCATTGCATTGA
- the purF gene encoding amidophosphoribosyltransferase has protein sequence MCGIVGIVGSTPVNQSIYDALTVLQHRGQDAAGIVTIESNRFRLRKANGLVKDVFEAKHMQRLQGNVGIGHVRYPTAGSSSASEAQPFYVNSPFGITLAHNGNLTNAHEVREKLFEKDRRHVNTTSDSEVLLNVLAHEIDTVKGNVTSDDVFRAVTNVHRTIKGAYAVAAMIIGHGMIAFRDPNGIRPLCLGKREFEGKTEYMVASESVALDAVGFDFVRDVAPGEAIYATFDGELFTRQCADNPTLNPCIFEFVYFARPDSFIDKISVYSARVEMGKKLGERIKDEFSDLDIDVVIPIPETSCDIALQIAQAIDKPYRQGFVKNRYVGRTFIMPGQQQRKKSVRRKLNAIRSEFKGKNVLLVDDSIVRGTTSEQIIEMARDSGANKVYMVSAAPEVRFPNVYGIDMPSANELIAHGRDNDAICKQIGADALIYQTIPDLIEAVGLGNPDVKLFEASVFNGEYVTGDIDQSYLDYLDSLRNDDAKVQRDIQQDLANLELHNEGI, from the coding sequence ATGTGTGGTATTGTTGGAATCGTTGGCTCTACGCCTGTGAATCAGTCTATCTATGACGCTTTGACCGTTTTACAGCATCGTGGCCAAGATGCCGCTGGTATTGTTACCATAGAAAGCAATCGTTTTCGTCTGCGTAAGGCGAATGGTCTAGTAAAAGACGTTTTTGAAGCGAAGCATATGCAGCGCCTCCAAGGTAACGTAGGTATTGGACATGTTCGTTACCCGACAGCAGGCAGTTCTAGCGCCTCTGAAGCTCAGCCGTTCTACGTAAACTCTCCGTTTGGTATTACCCTGGCACACAACGGTAACCTAACAAATGCTCACGAAGTTCGTGAGAAGCTGTTTGAGAAAGATCGTCGTCACGTTAACACTACCTCTGACTCCGAGGTTCTTCTTAACGTACTTGCACACGAAATTGATACTGTGAAAGGCAATGTCACCTCTGACGATGTGTTCCGTGCCGTAACGAATGTGCACCGCACTATCAAAGGTGCTTATGCGGTCGCTGCGATGATCATCGGTCACGGCATGATTGCGTTCCGCGATCCAAACGGTATCCGTCCTCTTTGTCTTGGTAAGCGTGAGTTCGAAGGCAAAACTGAGTACATGGTAGCTTCTGAGTCGGTTGCACTTGATGCAGTTGGCTTTGATTTCGTTCGCGACGTTGCTCCTGGTGAAGCGATTTACGCAACATTCGATGGTGAGCTATTCACTCGTCAATGTGCTGACAACCCGACACTGAACCCATGTATCTTCGAGTTTGTTTATTTTGCTCGTCCAGATTCATTTATCGATAAGATCTCGGTATACAGCGCACGTGTTGAGATGGGTAAAAAGCTTGGTGAGCGCATCAAGGATGAGTTCTCAGACCTTGATATCGACGTTGTTATTCCGATCCCTGAGACTTCTTGTGACATTGCACTGCAAATTGCACAAGCTATTGATAAGCCATACCGCCAAGGTTTTGTGAAAAACCGTTATGTTGGCCGCACCTTTATCATGCCAGGTCAGCAGCAGCGTAAGAAATCTGTACGTCGTAAGCTAAACGCGATTCGCTCAGAGTTCAAAGGTAAGAATGTACTGCTTGTTGATGATTCTATCGTTCGTGGTACAACATCAGAACAGATCATCGAGATGGCTCGTGACTCCGGTGCAAACAAAGTGTACATGGTTTCTGCCGCACCAGAAGTTCGCTTCCCGAACGTGTATGGCATTGATATGCCAAGTGCAAACGAGCTTATTGCCCACGGTCGCGATAACGATGCTATCTGTAAGCAAATTGGCGCAGATGCACTGATTTACCAGACTATCCCTGACCTTATCGAAGCAGTTGGCTTGGGTAACCCAGATGTTAAGCTGTTTGAAGCATCGGTATTCAACGGTGAATACGTAACAGGTGATATCGACCAGTCTTACCTAGACTATCTAGATTCTCTGCGTAATGACGATGCGAAAGTGCAGCGAGATATCCAACAAGATCTGGCGAACTTAGAGCTTCATAACGAAGGCATCTAA
- a CDS encoding CvpA family protein has translation MNWLDFVILGVIGLSALISLVRGFAKEAMSLVIWFGAFFIASQYYAKLAVYFTNIEDDMFRNGAAIAALFVATLIVGALINYVLGQLVQKTGLSGTDRVLGIVFGALRGVLIVSAVLFFVDTFTTLNNSEWWDSSQLIPHFKLIIEPFFEHIEATSSFLSGA, from the coding sequence ATGAATTGGTTAGATTTTGTCATTTTGGGTGTGATTGGGCTTTCAGCTTTAATCAGTTTAGTTCGCGGATTTGCCAAAGAGGCAATGTCGTTGGTGATATGGTTCGGCGCGTTTTTTATCGCTAGCCAGTACTACGCTAAACTAGCGGTGTACTTTACTAATATCGAAGATGACATGTTTCGAAATGGCGCCGCAATCGCTGCCCTGTTTGTTGCGACTCTAATTGTTGGAGCGCTTATTAATTATGTGTTGGGGCAGTTAGTACAAAAAACGGGACTCTCTGGTACCGATAGGGTACTGGGAATCGTGTTCGGTGCTCTTCGAGGTGTGCTGATTGTTTCGGCAGTGCTCTTCTTTGTCGACACGTTTACCACGCTGAATAACAGTGAGTGGTGGGATTCATCTCAATTGATTCCGCACTTTAAGTTAATCATCGAACCGTTTTTTGAACATATCGAAGCAACTTCTAGTTTCCTGTCTGGCGCCTAA
- a CDS encoding SPOR domain-containing protein, with product MASKFQSRLVGTIVLVAVGVIILPDLLDGKKLHYKEEFASIPLKPEINADVESFEVLEPEEDISVLPESPVQATVGEEVVEEQSPPADIVDVAVQEVPERNDYADSAWIIQLMALKNADNARALVEDLQKRGYQAHVKQEATFTRVIIGPDVSKSKLEKQLIELEEITGSRGQLLKFKPLNP from the coding sequence ATGGCGAGTAAATTCCAAAGCCGTTTAGTTGGGACCATAGTATTGGTCGCTGTAGGGGTGATCATTCTGCCTGACTTACTTGATGGTAAGAAACTGCATTACAAAGAAGAGTTTGCCAGCATTCCTCTTAAGCCAGAGATCAATGCGGATGTAGAGAGCTTTGAAGTGCTGGAGCCAGAAGAGGACATCTCTGTCCTTCCGGAGTCGCCAGTACAAGCAACCGTAGGTGAAGAAGTGGTAGAGGAGCAAAGTCCGCCAGCTGATATCGTCGACGTTGCGGTACAAGAGGTTCCAGAGCGCAACGATTACGCAGACAGTGCTTGGATCATTCAACTGATGGCGCTAAAAAATGCCGATAATGCACGTGCATTAGTAGAGGATCTGCAAAAGCGTGGCTATCAAGCTCATGTGAAACAAGAAGCGACATTTACTCGCGTCATCATCGGTCCAGATGTTTCAAAAAGTAAATTGGAGAAGCAATTGATTGAATTGGAGGAAATTACCGGTTCTCGAGGTCAATTGCTCAAATTTAAACCACTAAATCCATAA
- the folC gene encoding bifunctional tetrahydrofolate synthase/dihydrofolate synthase: MSSQSIPQATSSLQMWLDYLTSIHTSAIDLGLDRVSVVAQKGQLTKPAPKVITVAGTNGKGSTCALMEAILLDAGYSVGVYSSPHLIRYNERVRINGSELPDESHTKAFAYIEQLRGDVSLSFFEYATLAALKQFQEQNVDVVLLEVGLGGRLDATNVVDHDVSVITSLAVDHVDWLGDDINVIGFEKAGIFRSGKPAICGQPKPPATVPAHADDIGAEFYQTGIQFDYAQTSDSTWTWHHGTFTLEDLPIPVLPLMNANTALMALGAANLDITDINIVNGLKQARLAGRMQMLAGSPTTILDVAHNPHSAEYLVAQLGRLYPETRFKVVIGMLHDKDIKETIRVLNPLTEHWYPASLSGPRAASADELCSHLESNETLTRYDSPVTAFDAAKADAQPEDLILVVGSFHTVGEVLAHCGGTRS; the protein is encoded by the coding sequence ATGAGTTCACAATCCATTCCTCAAGCCACATCTTCACTACAGATGTGGCTTGATTACTTAACCAGTATTCATACCAGTGCCATAGATCTTGGCCTAGACCGTGTGTCAGTCGTGGCGCAAAAAGGTCAACTCACCAAACCTGCTCCTAAAGTTATTACCGTTGCCGGCACCAATGGCAAGGGATCAACGTGTGCTTTGATGGAAGCCATCTTGCTCGATGCAGGTTACTCGGTTGGTGTTTACAGCTCACCACACTTAATTCGCTACAACGAACGCGTTCGTATCAATGGCAGCGAACTTCCAGACGAATCTCATACCAAGGCATTCGCCTATATTGAACAGCTTCGTGGTGATGTGAGTTTAAGCTTTTTTGAGTATGCGACACTTGCCGCGCTGAAGCAGTTTCAAGAGCAGAACGTTGATGTGGTTCTGCTCGAAGTTGGACTAGGTGGCCGACTTGATGCGACCAACGTGGTTGATCATGATGTGTCAGTAATTACCAGTCTGGCCGTGGACCACGTAGATTGGTTAGGTGATGATATCAATGTCATCGGTTTTGAAAAGGCGGGTATTTTCCGCTCTGGCAAGCCTGCGATTTGCGGACAACCTAAGCCACCTGCAACGGTTCCCGCTCATGCTGATGATATAGGCGCTGAGTTCTACCAAACGGGTATTCAGTTCGATTACGCGCAGACCTCGGATTCGACTTGGACATGGCATCATGGCACGTTCACGCTAGAAGACCTTCCAATCCCGGTTTTGCCATTGATGAATGCCAATACGGCGCTGATGGCGCTTGGTGCCGCAAATCTTGATATCACGGATATCAATATTGTTAATGGGTTAAAGCAAGCACGCTTGGCGGGTCGTATGCAGATGTTAGCGGGCTCACCGACGACAATTCTTGACGTTGCACACAACCCGCACTCAGCAGAGTATTTAGTAGCACAATTAGGTCGACTCTATCCTGAGACTCGATTCAAAGTGGTTATTGGCATGCTTCACGACAAAGATATCAAGGAGACTATTCGAGTTTTGAATCCTCTGACAGAGCACTGGTATCCTGCTTCTTTAAGTGGGCCTCGCGCCGCCTCTGCGGATGAGTTGTGCTCACATCTAGAGTCCAATGAGACACTAACTCGATACGATTCACCAGTTACGGCCTTTGATGCAGCCAAAGCGGATGCTCAGCCAGAGGATTTGATTCTGGTCGTAGGGTCGTTCCATACCGTTGGTGAGGTTCTCGCGCATTGCGGCGGTACGAGAAGCTAG
- the accD gene encoding acetyl-CoA carboxylase, carboxyltransferase subunit beta yields the protein MSWLEKILEKSNNIVSSRKASIPEGIWTKCTSCEQVLYHAELERNLEVCPKCNHHMRMKARRRLETFLDEGNRVELAAELEPQDKLKFKDSKRYKERISAAQKNSGEKDALVVMQGELLGQPVVACAFEFSFMGGSMGSVVGARFVRAVEAAMENNCGLVCFSASGGARMQEALMSLMQMAKTSAALERLSQKGLPFVSVMTDPTMGGVSASLAMLGDINIGEPKALIGFAGRRVIEQTVREDLPEGFQRSEFLLEHGAIDMIVDRREMRQRVGSLLAKMTNQASPLVVSVEDSPEEPSYEVPEADEKG from the coding sequence ATGAGTTGGCTTGAAAAGATTTTAGAAAAAAGTAATAACATTGTTAGCTCGCGCAAAGCGTCAATCCCAGAAGGTATCTGGACTAAGTGTACGTCGTGCGAGCAAGTTCTATATCACGCTGAACTAGAGCGTAACCTAGAAGTTTGCCCTAAATGTAATCATCACATGCGCATGAAAGCGCGCCGTCGTCTAGAGACTTTCCTAGATGAAGGTAACCGTGTTGAACTTGCTGCTGAACTTGAGCCTCAAGACAAACTTAAGTTCAAAGACTCTAAGCGCTACAAAGAGCGTATTTCTGCTGCTCAGAAAAACAGTGGTGAGAAAGATGCACTTGTTGTTATGCAAGGTGAGTTGCTAGGTCAACCAGTGGTCGCTTGTGCCTTTGAATTCTCGTTCATGGGTGGTTCTATGGGCTCTGTTGTGGGTGCTCGTTTTGTACGTGCAGTAGAAGCGGCTATGGAAAACAACTGTGGTCTGGTCTGTTTCTCTGCAAGTGGCGGCGCACGTATGCAAGAGGCATTGATGTCTCTGATGCAGATGGCGAAAACCAGCGCTGCACTTGAGCGTCTATCTCAAAAAGGTCTGCCATTCGTTTCTGTCATGACTGACCCAACAATGGGTGGTGTATCGGCAAGTTTGGCGATGTTAGGTGATATCAACATTGGCGAGCCTAAAGCGCTTATTGGCTTTGCAGGACGTCGTGTTATCGAGCAGACGGTACGTGAAGACCTACCAGAAGGCTTCCAACGTAGTGAATTCCTACTAGAGCATGGCGCGATCGATATGATTGTAGACCGCCGTGAAATGCGTCAGCGTGTGGGCAGCTTGCTAGCGAAAATGACAAATCAAGCGTCTCCTCTTGTGGTCTCTGTAGAAGATTCTCCAGAAGAACCATCATATGAAGTACCAGAAGCGGACGAAAAAGGGTAA
- the truA gene encoding tRNA pseudouridine(38-40) synthase TruA, which yields MKVALGIEYNGAKYFGWQRQREVNSVQEELEKALSVVANEPIEVQCAGRTDAGVHGTGQVVHFETSAIRKPVAWTMGVNANLPKDIAVRWAKEVPEAFHARFSATARRYRYVIFNHDLRPGILSSGISHYHGELDVEKMHQAGQYLLGENDFTSFRAVQCQSRSPWRNIMHLNVSRHGPYVVIDIKANAFVHHMVRNITGSLIVVGKGEQPPEWFEWLLAQKDRKLAGATAKAEGLYLVDVDYPDEYQLPEMPIGPLFLPNDLNSGW from the coding sequence ATGAAAGTAGCATTAGGTATTGAGTATAACGGTGCAAAATACTTCGGCTGGCAGAGACAGCGTGAAGTTAATAGCGTTCAAGAAGAGCTAGAGAAAGCACTCTCCGTTGTCGCCAATGAACCTATCGAAGTACAGTGTGCTGGGCGAACTGACGCTGGTGTCCACGGTACAGGGCAAGTGGTGCACTTTGAAACTTCTGCAATCCGTAAGCCCGTAGCATGGACGATGGGCGTCAATGCAAACCTTCCCAAAGATATCGCCGTACGTTGGGCTAAAGAAGTGCCAGAAGCCTTCCACGCGCGTTTCTCCGCGACAGCACGACGTTACCGTTATGTGATCTTCAATCATGATTTGCGTCCTGGCATTTTATCTTCTGGTATCAGCCATTATCATGGAGAGCTTGATGTTGAAAAAATGCATCAAGCTGGTCAGTACTTGCTAGGTGAAAATGACTTCACTTCGTTTAGGGCAGTACAGTGTCAGTCTCGCAGTCCGTGGCGTAATATCATGCATTTAAATGTGTCTCGCCATGGCCCGTATGTTGTGATCGACATTAAAGCCAATGCCTTCGTACATCATATGGTTCGCAACATCACTGGCAGCTTGATTGTCGTTGGTAAAGGCGAGCAGCCACCAGAGTGGTTTGAATGGCTGCTGGCGCAGAAAGATCGCAAACTGGCAGGAGCGACCGCTAAAGCGGAGGGCTTGTACTTGGTTGACGTTGATTATCCTGATGAGTACCAGCTCCCAGAAATGCCAATTGGTCCACTATTTTTGCCAAATGATTTGAACTCTGGCTGGTAA